One Streptomyces sp. RPA4-2 genomic window carries:
- a CDS encoding SpoIIE family protein phosphatase, producing MITSPTLPHPAVTSRWTTAPGLGAGRDGVRHSSPRSRLRLFAVLLVLVGVIVLDGAYVPAVGWATLLAAVSAAAATFAGPTLTAGVVLVSGAARVGLGLGCPRLLFATASQSVTTLVVCAVVIVLCALRQRHRMEVNALRAVSEIAQGVVLRPLPDRLGPLRIAATYQASDAHATVGSDLYGAVRIPGATRVLIGDVRGKGLQGIHEVAAALGAFREAARCYPTLPEVAAHLEASIRSHLDEAIEDDHEAGERFVTALLLEIPDDHRVVHTVSCGHPAPLLSGGGRATLLKPQRCSPPLGLGSFSACDHHQDTFPFAAEDVLMLYTDGITEARDGAGAFYPLRERVASWGGADPEQLLRYVQGDLSEHTSGRLSDDAAMIALQRAPGSTRPLVREPEAAGTPVQARAGDRGDCAPRSPRALPPPATAERRAGKGQTVPARPRGDRSAGAARHTARHRVLVLMFDGVQSLDVTGPLDVYAAANEYGGDYRLTTVSPDGRPVRTTAGLRLVPDMALGDFDCGVDTLVVPGGPQWWNAVADPPLVEGITRLADRSRTATVAAVCAGTFPLAETGLLDGRRAATHWKLAADLAARYPHVRVDSEAIFVRDGRFITSAGITAGIDLTLSLVESDLGPDVARAVAKYLVVFMARPGGQSQFSVRQQSPRPENSPLRDVLDRVAADPQGDHSLRVLADRAALSSRHLTRLFRTEIGTTAGEYVKRIRLEAARALLEGGDEPLDTVARRSGFRTEETMRRAFRSQLGVSPGIYRDRFRTTRPAGAPRTAGRAASLDFGVPSRCLESSTTTDSS from the coding sequence GTGATCACCTCTCCGACTCTCCCCCACCCCGCTGTGACCTCCCGGTGGACCACCGCCCCCGGCCTCGGCGCCGGCCGGGACGGTGTCCGCCACAGCTCCCCGCGGTCGCGTCTGCGGCTGTTCGCCGTACTCCTGGTCCTGGTGGGCGTCATCGTGCTCGACGGGGCGTACGTCCCCGCCGTCGGCTGGGCGACCCTGCTCGCCGCGGTCTCGGCGGCGGCAGCTACGTTCGCCGGCCCCACGCTCACCGCAGGAGTCGTCCTCGTGTCGGGCGCGGCGAGAGTCGGCCTCGGCCTCGGCTGCCCTCGGCTGCTGTTCGCCACCGCCTCGCAGTCCGTGACCACGCTCGTCGTCTGCGCGGTCGTCATCGTCCTCTGCGCCCTGCGACAGCGTCACCGCATGGAGGTGAACGCCCTGCGCGCCGTCTCGGAGATCGCTCAAGGGGTCGTTCTGCGTCCCCTTCCCGATCGGCTCGGCCCGCTGCGTATCGCGGCCACGTATCAGGCGTCCGACGCGCACGCCACGGTCGGCAGCGACCTGTACGGGGCCGTCCGCATCCCCGGTGCCACGCGCGTCCTGATCGGCGACGTCCGCGGCAAGGGACTACAGGGCATCCACGAGGTGGCGGCCGCGCTCGGCGCGTTCCGCGAAGCCGCCCGCTGCTACCCCACCCTCCCCGAAGTGGCCGCTCACCTCGAGGCCAGTATCCGCAGCCACCTGGACGAGGCCATCGAAGACGACCACGAGGCCGGCGAGCGCTTCGTCACCGCTCTGCTGCTGGAGATCCCCGACGACCACCGGGTGGTCCACACGGTCAGCTGCGGCCATCCCGCGCCCCTGCTCTCGGGCGGGGGCCGCGCGACCCTCCTGAAGCCTCAGCGATGCAGCCCGCCCCTGGGCCTGGGGAGCTTCTCCGCATGCGACCACCACCAGGACACCTTCCCTTTCGCCGCCGAGGACGTCCTGATGCTCTACACCGACGGCATCACCGAAGCCCGCGACGGGGCAGGTGCCTTCTACCCCCTGAGGGAGCGGGTCGCCTCCTGGGGCGGCGCCGACCCGGAGCAGCTCCTCCGGTACGTCCAGGGCGACCTCTCCGAGCACACCAGCGGCCGCTTGAGCGACGACGCCGCCATGATCGCCCTCCAGCGAGCCCCCGGCTCCACGAGACCCCTGGTACGTGAACCGGAAGCAGCCGGAACACCGGTCCAGGCACGTGCGGGCGACCGCGGCGACTGCGCTCCCCGCTCACCGCGGGCCCTGCCCCCGCCCGCGACAGCGGAGAGACGCGCGGGGAAGGGACAGACCGTTCCCGCCCGGCCGCGCGGTGACCGGTCCGCGGGGGCCGCCCGGCACACGGCGCGTCATCGCGTCCTTGTGCTGATGTTCGACGGTGTGCAGTCGCTGGACGTCACCGGGCCCTTGGACGTGTACGCGGCGGCCAACGAGTACGGCGGCGACTACCGGCTGACCACCGTCTCCCCCGACGGGCGGCCGGTGCGCACCACCGCCGGGCTCCGGCTCGTACCGGACATGGCGCTCGGCGACTTCGATTGCGGCGTCGACACGCTGGTCGTCCCCGGAGGTCCCCAGTGGTGGAACGCGGTCGCCGACCCACCGCTCGTCGAGGGCATCACTCGGCTCGCCGACAGGTCCCGCACCGCCACGGTCGCGGCCGTCTGCGCCGGCACGTTCCCTCTGGCCGAAACCGGGCTCCTCGACGGGCGCCGGGCCGCCACCCACTGGAAGCTCGCCGCGGACCTCGCCGCCCGCTACCCCCACGTCCGGGTGGACTCCGAGGCGATCTTCGTCAGGGACGGCAGGTTCATCACCTCTGCCGGGATCACCGCCGGCATCGATCTGACGCTGTCGCTCGTCGAGTCCGATCTGGGTCCGGATGTCGCTCGCGCGGTCGCCAAGTACCTGGTGGTCTTCATGGCCAGGCCCGGCGGACAGTCCCAGTTCAGCGTGCGTCAGCAATCCCCTCGCCCCGAGAACTCGCCGTTGCGTGACGTCCTGGACCGTGTGGCCGCCGACCCTCAGGGTGACCACAGCCTGCGGGTGCTGGCGGACAGAGCGGCCTTGAGCTCGCGGCACCTGACCCGGCTGTTCCGCACGGAGATCGGCACCACGGCCGGCGAGTACGTGAAACGCATCCGTCTGGAAGCGGCACGAGCGCTCCTCGAAGGCGGCGACGAACCGCTCGACACCGTCGCGCGACGCAGCGGATTCCGAACGGAGGAAACCATGCGGCGGGCCTTCCGCAGCCAACTCGGCGTGAGCCCCGGCATCTACCGGGACCGCTTCCGCACCACACGCCCGGCCGGCGCTCCCAGGACCGCGGGACGAGCGGCATCCCTCGATTTCGGCGTCCCGTCCCGGTGCCTGGAATCCTCCACGACCACGGATTCCTCGTGA
- a CDS encoding TetR/AcrR family transcriptional regulator, translating to MTAEDPRAARTRERLRQALLAECAERPLEEVGVATLVRRAGVGRATFYVHYADLEALAVDACADVVREAVDALHAWPGRPDPVSAPPALQAFFTGLAPHAGLYRALLSPGGGGPLGHVLHRDLRARSLTERTLAGAPDAALVASAVAATFAGVLADWLHGLLEGTPEEVAHQVWQLLVTLHMSR from the coding sequence GTGACGGCGGAGGATCCCCGGGCGGCCCGCACCCGGGAAAGGCTGCGGCAGGCCCTCCTCGCGGAGTGCGCGGAGCGCCCGCTGGAGGAGGTCGGCGTCGCCACGCTGGTGCGGCGCGCCGGGGTGGGCCGGGCCACGTTCTACGTGCACTACGCCGACCTGGAGGCGCTCGCGGTGGACGCCTGCGCCGATGTCGTACGAGAGGCCGTGGACGCGCTGCACGCGTGGCCCGGGCGGCCCGACCCGGTGTCGGCGCCGCCCGCGCTCCAGGCGTTCTTCACCGGCCTCGCACCGCACGCCGGCCTCTACCGGGCCCTCCTGAGTCCCGGCGGCGGCGGCCCGCTCGGTCATGTCCTGCACCGGGATCTGCGCGCCCGCAGCCTGACCGAGCGGACCCTCGCGGGCGCGCCGGACGCCGCCCTCGTCGCCTCCGCGGTCGCCGCCACCTTCGCGGGGGTGCTCGCGGACTGGCTGCACGGTCTGCTGGAGGGGACGCCGGAGGAAGTCGCCCACCAGGTGTGGCAGTTGCTGGTGACCCTGCACATGAGCCGGTGA